The following is a genomic window from Spiribacter sp. 1M189.
GTGCTTTTTCAGCAGACGATTGATGCTCTTGTCCACATAGCGGCGCTGCTGTGGCAGGGGGACTGCAATCACAAGCCAGTCGTCGTGCTCTGCATATTCAGCCGCACGCTCACCGTCCTCCACTATGTGTGTCCATACACCACGCAGCGGCTCAGCGGAGAGATAGACGCCGCGCTCCTCGCCGTTCGTGTTAACACGATTGCGCCACCAGTCGCAGAAGGCTCGGTATCTGTCGCCGTCATAGCGCACGTCTCCCCAGTCTCCATACACCTTCAGCATCTCAGGCTGCGCTTTGAAGGAATCCCTGCTTGTAGAAGCTCGTTGACGCTGCTGCTGCTCACAGAGCTTGGCGTATTCCTCGTTCATCGTCAGTGCCAGCCACCACCAGTAGTAGGGGCTCTGTTTGACGAGGAATGGACGCGGCTCTTTGTACGAGCCAAAGCGCGGCGCGTAGGACACGAAGTGGCGTTGCATAGATGAACATCCATCGAGATTGCCGTTGGTTGTCGGTCTTTTTCCATTCTAATCAACGAGATAATAGTTCCAGTCGTTAGCAATACAGCAGCGACTGCAACATCCACATTATAGGAGTTTAGACATGGCGACGAAGACAACTTCATTCCACAACATCATCAATCGTGCTGACGAGATCGTTGAGCAGCGCAAAGAGTGGCAGGCGACTGTGTTCACTGACAGCAACGAAGCACTCTACGCAATTCTCCAGCAAATCTACGAGCTCTACGAGCACACTCGCAGCAGCACAAAGCTCTCAGGCGACGTTGCTGCGTTCATGCGCAAGCAGTGCGAGAAAAAGCGTCTCAAGCTCACGAAAAAGCCGACGACGCTGCAGCTGTCAACGCCGGAACCAGAGAGCCTTTTTTCGCCGGAGTGAGATGTCCCCTGATCATCATAGTGCAGTCTCGTTTTCTCCGGTTTCCTCGAGTGCAGCCTCCTTAGCGGTCTGGGATGAGCGGCTCTTAGCGAGCAGGCCGGCTTTCCGCTTCTCCTTGAGCCGGTAGCTCTCGCCTTTGATGTTCACCGTGGTGGCGTGATGCAGCAACCGATCCAGGATGGCAGTGGCCATCACCGGATCTCCGAAGACCTCACCCCAGTCGGCGAAGCCCTTGTTCGAGGTCAGGATCAGGCTCGCCCTCTCGTATCGCCGGGCAACCAGCCGGAAGAACAGGCTCGCCTCGTCACGGCTCATGGGCAGATAGCCCAGCTCATCGAGGATGAGGACCTTCGGGTAGGTCAGTTGCTTGAGCACCCGCTCGAGCTTTTGTTCAGCGCTCGCCTTGCGCAGCTTGGTGAGGAGCTCATCGAGGGTGAGGAACACCACCCGGTGACCGGCCTGTGCCGCCTTGATGCCGAGCGCGATGGCCAGATGCGTCTTACCAACGCCGGGCGGACCCAGGAACACGGCGTTGTTCCCGCGCTCGACGAAGGCTAGCGAGGCCAGTTCCCGGATGACCTTCCGGTCGATGCTGGGCTGGAAGCTGAAGTCGAAGGCCTCCAGGGTGTGCATCGCCGGGAAGCGTGCCTGACGCAGTCGCGTCTCCACGCCCCGGACGTTCCGGGACTGCCACTCGGCCTTGAGCGCTTCGGTGAGGAACGCCCGGTAGTCGAGATCCCGCTTGGCGGCCTGTTCGCAGATCGTATCGAGCTGCTCATCGAGCCCTTGGAGCTTCAACCGCTCCAGCAGTATGCCGAGCTCCATCACAGCACTTCCGTGTAGTAACCGAGGTCACGGGTCTGGACCCGTACCTGGTCCCAGAGGCAAGCGTGATGCTCGGCGACCGTGACGAAGCGCTCGCCGTCAGTGGCAAGCCGGTGGTGGGCGACGGGATGGCCCTCAAGATGACGGATCTCGATCTCGCCATCCAACGTCTGGCGGATGCTGACCCGCTGCTGGGCCAATTGCCCCGGCACGCTATAGCGCACGCCATGCAGAGAGACGTAGGCGTCCAGGCTCACCGCGCGGGTGTAGTGGTAGGCCGTATCGTAGCGGCTACGCGGCAGCGGCCCGAGCGACTCGCGCTCCCGTGCGAAGCGGACCGGGACCGACTCGCCCAGCTCCCTTAGCGTGCGCTGGTTAGCCACCGTCTGGCACCAGGCGGTGAGATAGGCGTTGAGGTGATCGAAGCTGTCGAACGCCGGATCACCGGCAAGGGCGTTCTCACTGATGTAACGCACCATCCGCTCGACCTTACCCTTGGTCTTTGCCCGTCGAGGCCGGCATGCGCGGGGCGTGAAGCCGTAGTGGACGCCGAGTTCGCGGAAGCGCGGGTTGAAGCGGGGTCGGCCATCACGCCAGTCGAGCACGGCCGAGGCCTGGTTATCGACCAGTACACTGCTCGGGACACCGCCGAAGGCCTCGAGCGCAGCGATGATCACCTCGTAGGTATGGTTGGCATCCAGCGAGGGCATCCCCATGGCATGCAGATGACGGGAATACCCCAACACGTTCACCCCGACATAGACCTTCTGGCGCACATCGCCGATCAGCAACCGCCGCTCGCACCAGTCATGCTGCATCTGCTGACCGGGCGGCGTCTCGTAGCGGACAACGCCGGCGTCCGGACGCAGTACGCGCTTGGGCTGGATGTAGTCACGCAACTGCGTGCTGCCCCCGGTATACCCAGCCTTGCGGATATCTTGCAGGATCACCTCGGCGTTCCAGATCCCCTTACGGAGCATCCCGTCGATCTGATCGATGAACGGGTCCAACTTCCGCGGCCGTCGCTTTGGTCGCTTCGGCGGCTCACTGCCGCGCTTTAGCGCTCGACTCACGGTCTTCGGGGTAACCCCGAGCTCCGCGGCAATGTCCTTGATATATACGCCCTGTCTGTATCTCTCGGTTATCATCAAATAGTCCTCTCGGGTCATCATCCCCGGTCTCCAAGCGGCCAAACTTGCAAGACCGAGGATCGTTGGTCCGAGGGGACATCTCAAACCGGCGATCAGAGGACTCTACTGGGCGGCGCCAACAATGTGGACACAGGTGGAATAGAAGTCTGCGTCAAACACTCTCTCAAAGAGACTCGCTAACGCACTGTCTCGCATGCAGAGTCTGAGCGCTTCTCGCTATCAATCACTGTGTGATTCGTGCTGGCCACTGCGAGATATACGCTTTGTCCATCGTGTTAACACGGTCATATGCACGGTGGCGGTTGCACGATTTCAAACGGTTAGGTACGGTCGCAAATCATACGGGTGGTGCTGGTGCTGACTCGCTGACTGGTGGTACTGGCGATGATGACTTCGTCATTGGCGACGGTGACACTGGTATCACCGTTGCTACGGCAGACACCATCGCTGATTTCGGTACTGGTGCTAACGAGCTTGGGCTCGGAACAGCTGGTGACGCCACCGCAGGTACGGGTAACTACGTTGAGGCAGTTGCAGCTGTTCAAGACTTTGCAGCAGCGTTGACAGCAGCGAACACGGCGTTGAGCACGTTGTCAGATACCACCAACTCGAATACCGAAATCTATGCTTTCGAGTTCGATGCCAACAACGGTTATCTTTTTGAAGACACGGACGTCGATGGCGCTGCCGACCAAGTGGTAGTGCTCACTGGCATCAACGACACTGGAATCGAGGCTGCGGATATCATCGCCTAACCGACTCACCCTCACCTGAGGAACGGTCCTGAGAAAGCCCTCGTCACCTAGTGGCGGGGGCTTTTCTTATGCTGCCAAGCCAATCCGTCAGCGTGTTCTTCGCTGCCTTCCCTTGCCCAGTGCAGATTTGACCTGCGAGTAGGTAAAGCCATGCTTGCGGCACAGCTGCTTCACAGTGGCGAGGTCAGCCTTGCGCTCTTCACGCACGGCTTCTCTAATCGCCTTGTCCAGTTCCTCACGCTGCTTGATCAACTCTTCTGCTTTGCTCATCGTGGTTTCCATCCTCTGCTTGTGATTTAGGGGAATTCGCCAACGCCAGCACGTGCGATCATTGCACGTGCATAGCGCAGCTCACGTGATATCAGTGTGGCGACGGTGTTTTTCTGCGCACGAGCATCTACTGCTTCGTTGGCCATGCGCTTCTCGCTCGGTTTTGTGGTCAAACCGACTGTGTCTGCGAGCTTGGCGTTGCTCATGCGCTTGCCACGCTGTGAGTGTTTGAGCTCATAGAGTGTCAGCGCACGTTCCAGGCGTTTGACGAGCACGGGCTTTGAGAGGTGATACAGAGCCTGGCTGTGCTCTGCGGGGTCAACGCGCTTGCCGTGCTCTGATGGCAGGTGCTTTTTCAGCAGACGATTGATGCTCTTGTCCACATAGCGGCGCTGCTGTGGCAGGGGGACTGCAATCACAAGCCAGTCGTCGTGCTCTGCATATTCAGCCGCACGCTCACCGTCCTCCACTATGTGTGTCCATACACCACGCAGCGGCTCAGCGGAGAGATAGACGCCGCGCTCCTCGCCGTTCGTGTTAACACGATTGCGCCACCAGTCGCAGAAGGCTCGGTATCTGTCGCCGTCATAGCGCACGTCTCCAAAGTCCTCATACACCTTCAGCATCTCAGGCTGCGCTTTGAAGGAATCCCTGCTTGTAGAAGCTCGTTAACGCTGCTGCTGCTCACAGAGCTTGGCGTATTCCTCGTTCAGCGTCAGCGCCAGCCACCTGCGCTGCTCAAAAATTAGTGTGAGATCTTGGTCGGCACGAAATTTCCTGCTATGTAAGTCGCACAGCCGTCGTCGAAGGATCACAAATCAGGGCCCAGGATCAGCCGATTCCGGTGGTGGGCCACTTGAAGTCGAACGAGCAGCGCAAATTCGCCCTCTCAGACAACAGGTTTTTGCCGCCCTCGGCGGATGGCTGAGAGCATTAGAGAGAAACCCTGAACGGGACGGTCAAGTGGCGCGCTAACGCCCATCGACGGCAGCGTCCGTGCTGAAGCACGCCTGAACAGCCTGACGCGTATGGCCGTGCTAATCTTGGATTGCACTGAGAGGGCGATACGCTTGAAGCTGCGCCGGTGATGAATGGGGGACCAGCTGAAGAACGCCATGGAATACGACGAAATCTTTGAAGCGCGTGGATCAGCCTACGACCATGCCATGCGCGCTCTTCCCCGGGCGAGGGCCGCTGAGTTCCGCCAACTGATCAGCCGCCTGGCGCCGCAGACCGGAGAAACCTTGGCCGATGTTCCAGCCGGCGGCGGCTACATGGCGGGTTATCTACCCGCTGGCGTGGTACATGCGCCATATGAGCCTTGTGTGAGCTTCACTAACCATGGCGACACCACCCGCGGCGGGGGACGCCCTCTGCTCCCTCTGCCCTGGAAACAGGATAGCGTGGATGCCGTTGCAAGCCTCGCGGGCGTGCATCATATAACGGATAAAGCGCCGTTTTTCTCAGAACTCCGGCGCGTTGTTCACGCGCAAGGCCGATTAGGACTGTCAGACGTTGCCGCAGGGTCGGCCGTGGCGCTTTTCCTCGATGAGTTTGTTGGGGCGCACAACACGACTGGGCACGAGGGCGTATATCTCGATCAGACTACCGTTCCGTCGCTTCGACAAGCGGGCTGGGAAGTGACGTCGGATGAGATCGTGGAATTTCACTGGGTCTTTGACTCCAAGATACAGGCCGGCGAATTCGGCCATGATCTATTCGGCTTGGTGGGCGTCACGCCCTCGGCATTTGCCGACGCAATGGAAGCAAGGTTGGGGTTTGATCCGCTACCGGACGGTGGTGTCGGCCTGCGCTGGGCCCTTCGCACTATCATCGCAACCCCGGTCTAGGGATGGAAAAACCGGGACGTTTTCTCTCGGCAGGGCGTGGGCATGCGTTTCCGGGTTACCTCGCGGGGCTGAGAAGCGGTTGTCTGCGCCTCCCCCTCACGGTGGGGAGCCTCCGTGCCTTTCCAGGAGAGTGGGCGGCGATGCCTGCCGTGGCCTCCTCGGCACACGGGTGGCTGGAGCAACTCAGTGAGACGGGGCCCCAGTGGAGCGCGATTCCAGCGCTTGATTCGGCAAGAGGCATAGGACGCTGGATAGTATTCTGGAATACCGTACTCCAGCGATATGCCGGCCTACCCATGCCGGAAGATGGCGTCGTACGGGTCGGTGCGCAGGCCTCCGACCAATTCAGCCGGCTTTTTTTGTTTCTCCCCATACCGACCGGCTCCCCCAACCCATCGCTTCAAGCCATTCAGTTGGTGTTATGGCATATGCGATCGGTCCTGGATTCGGGTGCCGCCGCGTCCGCGGATGAACTTGCCGAGCGTTTCGCATCAACAGTGGAAACACTCTCGAAGTGTCCGCCACGTGGACGAAACACTGGGCGGTTCATCGAGGCTGCCTCCGAAAAAGGAGTGCCCTTCACAGCGCTGGGTGGTGACTTGCTCCGCCTGGGACAAGGCCGGCATATGCGCTATATCGACAGCACGTTCACGGATAAGACCCCCCGAATAGGCGCCAGGATGGCGCGCCAGAAAACGCTTTCGAATCGAGTACTCCGGGATGCAGGACTGCCGGTGGCCCGGCAGCGCGTTGTCCAGGATCCGGCGCAGGCTTGTGCGGCGGCAAAGGCGCTTGGATTTCCGGTGGTCATCAAGCCGATGGATCAAGATGGTGGCCGTGGCGTGGTTGCCGATCTGAGAGATGAGGAGGAACTGAAAGCGGCCTTTCCGGTGGCGGCTGCGCATGGTGACGCAGTGCTCATAGAGCCACATTGCCCGGGCCGTGACTATCGTCTGGTCGTCTTTAATGGCGAGCTGTTCTGGGCGCTTGAACGTGTCCCCGGCGGGGTGACCGGAGACGGGGTGCAAACGGTCCGTCAGCTCGTCGACGCACTCAATGCCGAGCCCACCCGCAGGCCGGTCAGAGGTGCCCCGCTGTACCCCTTAACATGGGATAAGACGGCGCAGGAGTTGCTCGCAAGGCAGGGACTCGACGGGAACGCGATCCCGGATCATGGAGCGTTCGTCCAACTCCGCCGAACCGCCAGCGTCACCGCAGGCGGGACGCCCGTTGCCGTTCCGGTAGAGGCCGTACACCCCGATAACCGAGACCTTGCGGTTGGTGCTGCACGGGCATTGAATCTGGATTTGGCGGGAGTGGATGTGCTGACCGATGACATAGAGACCTCCTGGCGGGTTGATGGAGGCTTGATATGCGAGGTCAATGCGCAGCCGAGTCTGGGCGCAACCACCGGTCCTCATCTGTACACCGAGATTCTCGACGGACTGATCGAAGGTAACGGTCGGATTCCGATCCATGTGCTCGTTGGGCCCAGTGCGCACTCCCCCGTGCCGGAAATATGTCTGCAGGCGCTGCGGGCCGATGGACTGGCCGTTGGGCTGGCATCCTCCGCTGGGGCATGGGTGGGAGGTCATCAGCGGTCGATTGATGGATGCGGTAGCGCGATTGCCTCCCGTGCAGTCTTATGCGATCCGGAGGCGGAAGCCCTTCTGGTGGTCCTCCAGGACGACCACTTTCTTAGTAACGGCCTGCCGTTTGACCGATGCGATAGCGTGATCATCTGCGGGGTAAACATCGAGCCGAGCGCAGGACGGGCCGGTAATGATGTCTCAGTAATCCTGCGAGAGCTGCTCTCGCATCTGTTGCCGGCCTGTACCGGTACCGTACACACCCTCGCCGATAGCGGCGTTGCCCCCCAGGATGTGCCGCGACTGCTAGGCTCGATCGGGAGACACGCGTAATTTCTCATCAGAACGTGAGCATAGAGGAAAGCTTAATGTCTACATCGGCTAAAACAAGTAGCAGAGACGCATACGATAAGAGTCCGTTCCGCTCAATTAAGCACAGCACCTACTTCCCTGTTTATGACCAGCTCCTGTCACCGTACCAGAACCGGGACATCACGTTTGTCGAGGTTGGAGTCTTTGAGGGCGGATCGCTCTTCATGTGGCGGGAATTCTTTGGACCCCGGGCGAGAATCATAGGTATCGATTTCAATCCAGAAGCGAAAAAATGGGAGGCTGACGGTTTTGAAATATTCGTTGGCTCTCAATCATCACCGGATTTTTGGGATGAATTTTTTTCTGAAGTGGGTGCGGTGGACATACTGCTGGATGATGGGGGGCATACGTATACCCAACAGATCATTACAACCGAAATGGGCCTTGATCATATCAAGGATGGCGGAATGTTGATCGTGGAAGACACCCATACCTCCTATCTGGACGGTTTTGGAGACAAGAGCATATCCTTTATAAACTATTGCAAGCGATGGATCGACAGGGTCAACTCGCGATTCGGGTCATTCGTCAAAGAGCAGAAGGACAGGCGTGTCTGGTCGGTTGAAGTCTTTGAATCAATTGTCGCTTTCAAGGTGAACAGAGCTTTTTCACAGCAAGTATCCATGCCGACAGATAACGGCGGTAAGAGAGATTTTTCTAAGGACTTTCGAAACGCTGACCGTAAATTAGTCGAACGGGATTCCGCACGGATTGAGAGAATTATCAAGCGGGGATTTGATATTTTTGGGGGCAATGCGTAACGGACCTTATGCCCGCATCTGGCGTTGGATTTCGCCTGGTCTGGGTTAAGCGCATGTACGGCGAAAATCGTCGCCCGAGCTGGGCAGGACTAGACGCGTAGGACATTTTTGACTTCCTGATTTGACACCAAAAGAAAAGCCCCCGCCACTAAGTGACGAGGGCTTTCTCAGGACCGTTTCTCAGGTGAGGGGCCGTCGGTTACACAGGAGCATCGAAATCAGCGAGATTGGCAGCGCCAATACCACTAAGGTCAACACCATTCGCGCTTGCCAACAGCTCGAGGGCCGCGTCTCCCTCGCCTGCATAGGTCACCGAGTACAATGACACATCACCTTCCGCAGAATCGTAATCTGTCGATGTCAAGAGGTAGATGATGTCGTCTGCTGCTTCGCCAGTGAATGCTTCCGCTTCATCCTCAGCGGCTATAGCATCAGAGACGTCAGCACTGCTGACAACGAGACCCGTATTGGTGCCAATCGCTCCACCATTTGCGAGGACCTCAAACAGGGATCCATCACCACGCAGCGCGGTTTGAGCGATGTTATCCCCAGTCCCGAAGTCAAAGTCGATCACATCGTTACCGGCACCCAGAGTCAGGTCACCAGTGGCGATTGTATCTTCTCCATTCAGACTTTGTGTCGTTTCGAGGACGAATGTGTCAGCACCATCGCCACCAGAGAGCTGGTCGTTGCCAGCACCACCGGTGATCGTGTCATTGCCGCCGCCGCCTGTAAGGGCGTTGGCCTCACCATCGCCTGTCAGCGTGTCATCGCCCCCAGTGCCGATGATGTTTTCAACGTTACTCACCTCATCGGCACCGGCGTTCGTGTCGCCAACCGTCACTGTCGGGTCAGCTGCACTGAGGTCGAGGCTGATACCGGTATCACCAGCAGTGAGCGGAGAATCATCTGCAGCCACGAGGGCATCGGCGTAAGACACCGTGTCGGAACCGTTGCCACCATCAATGGTGTCAGCGCCCGTACCGCCGGAGATGACGTTATCGCCAGACGAACCGACCAGGTAATCGGTACCAGCCGAGCCAATCAGGTTCTCGATGGAGGTGAGCGTGTCGATCACGTTCGGGGCGGCCTCCAGCGTGTCGAACAGGTATGTCGCCTGTCCCGAAGCCACCTCATTAGCGGCGTTAAGCCCCGAGATGAAGTTGCCCGTGGCTGTGTTGATGGCCCCGGCGGTGAGCGCACTGTCACTCAGGTTGATGACGGCCCCGATCGAATCCGCCGCCGAACCCTCGACCTCCTCAACGGTCATGCCAACCGCCGAGAAGGTGTCCGTTCCGGCGCCGCCATCGACAGCGTCGGCGCCCTGACCGCCGATGATGACGTCGTCACCGGCGTTGCCGTTCAGCGTGTCGCCGCCAAGTCCGCCGTCGAGCGTGTCGTTGCCTTCACCACCGTTGACGATGTCGTTACCACCCTGTGCCGTGATGACGTCGTTACCGCCGTTCGCATTGACCAGGTCTGCGGCGCCGGTGCCCGTGAACGTATCCACGCCACTGCTGCCCGTGTAGACCATGCCGTTGGTCGTCATGTTACTCAGCGTGACGGTGACGGCGCCTGACGCGCCGCCCGCGTTGATCGAGCCAACGGTGTCGACCGCCCCCGTGGTCATCACGAAATCGCCGGCCCCCGTTATCGTCGCGCCGCTGAGTGTGGCACCGGCAGCACCCACGGTATCGAAGTCCACAGTATTCGTATCAGTGACGTCGACGGTAATGGCGCCGACGCTCGCGGCACCACTCAGTCCCGTTGTGAACGTGACATCCGAGTCTGCGGTGACGTTAAGGGTGCCGACATCGCCGGTCACGCCACTGAGGTCAGTAAGCGTGACGTCGTTTCCGGCGCTCTCACCCGCCGTGGTGATCGCGATGTTGCCGAGCGTGGCCGCGGTGACCGCACCGAGGGTGAAGCCCTGATCTGAACGGTTCGTCACCGTGATGTTGCCGACTGACCCGGTAGCATTCGCCGTAACCGAGCCGATCCCGGAGGCGGCCCCTGGCTCCCCCGTCAGCGTCACATCGATATCCCCGATACTCCCGCCAACGGCAGCGCTGGCTACCAGGTCGCCACCGTCAAACTCCTTGGCGGCGTTGACCGTGACGTTGCCGATGTTGCCTGATTCGGCCGTCACATTGCCGAGCGTGAAATCGGTCCCGCCATCACCGAGATCCACGGCGATCGGCCCGACGGAATTTG
Proteins encoded in this region:
- a CDS encoding class I SAM-dependent methyltransferase, which translates into the protein MEYDEIFEARGSAYDHAMRALPRARAAEFRQLISRLAPQTGETLADVPAGGGYMAGYLPAGVVHAPYEPCVSFTNHGDTTRGGGRPLLPLPWKQDSVDAVASLAGVHHITDKAPFFSELRRVVHAQGRLGLSDVAAGSAVALFLDEFVGAHNTTGHEGVYLDQTTVPSLRQAGWEVTSDEIVEFHWVFDSKIQAGEFGHDLFGLVGVTPSAFADAMEARLGFDPLPDGGVGLRWALRTIIATPV
- a CDS encoding calcium-binding protein; this translates as MHDFKRLGTVANHTGGAGADSLTGGTGDDDFVIGDGDTGITVATADTIADFGTGANELGLGTAGDATAGTGNYVEAVAAVQDFAAALTAANTALSTLSDTTNSNTEIYAFEFDANNGYLFEDTDVDGAADQVVVLTGINDTGIEAADIIA
- the istB gene encoding IS21-like element helper ATPase IstB — protein: MMELGILLERLKLQGLDEQLDTICEQAAKRDLDYRAFLTEALKAEWQSRNVRGVETRLRQARFPAMHTLEAFDFSFQPSIDRKVIRELASLAFVERGNNAVFLGPPGVGKTHLAIALGIKAAQAGHRVVFLTLDELLTKLRKASAEQKLERVLKQLTYPKVLILDELGYLPMSRDEASLFFRLVARRYERASLILTSNKGFADWGEVFGDPVMATAILDRLLHHATTVNIKGESYRLKEKRKAGLLAKSRSSQTAKEAALEETGENETAL
- the istA gene encoding IS21 family transposase, translated to MMTREDYLMITERYRQGVYIKDIAAELGVTPKTVSRALKRGSEPPKRPKRRPRKLDPFIDQIDGMLRKGIWNAEVILQDIRKAGYTGGSTQLRDYIQPKRVLRPDAGVVRYETPPGQQMQHDWCERRLLIGDVRQKVYVGVNVLGYSRHLHAMGMPSLDANHTYEVIIAALEAFGGVPSSVLVDNQASAVLDWRDGRPRFNPRFRELGVHYGFTPRACRPRRAKTKGKVERMVRYISENALAGDPAFDSFDHLNAYLTAWCQTVANQRTLRELGESVPVRFARERESLGPLPRSRYDTAYHYTRAVSLDAYVSLHGVRYSVPGQLAQQRVSIRQTLDGEIEIRHLEGHPVAHHRLATDGERFVTVAEHHACLWDQVRVQTRDLGYYTEVL
- a CDS encoding class I SAM-dependent methyltransferase; the protein is MSTSAKTSSRDAYDKSPFRSIKHSTYFPVYDQLLSPYQNRDITFVEVGVFEGGSLFMWREFFGPRARIIGIDFNPEAKKWEADGFEIFVGSQSSPDFWDEFFSEVGAVDILLDDGGHTYTQQIITTEMGLDHIKDGGMLIVEDTHTSYLDGFGDKSISFINYCKRWIDRVNSRFGSFVKEQKDRRVWSVEVFESIVAFKVNRAFSQQVSMPTDNGGKRDFSKDFRNADRKLVERDSARIERIIKRGFDIFGGNA
- a CDS encoding acetate--CoA ligase family protein; translation: MARQKTLSNRVLRDAGLPVARQRVVQDPAQACAAAKALGFPVVIKPMDQDGGRGVVADLRDEEELKAAFPVAAAHGDAVLIEPHCPGRDYRLVVFNGELFWALERVPGGVTGDGVQTVRQLVDALNAEPTRRPVRGAPLYPLTWDKTAQELLARQGLDGNAIPDHGAFVQLRRTASVTAGGTPVAVPVEAVHPDNRDLAVGAARALNLDLAGVDVLTDDIETSWRVDGGLICEVNAQPSLGATTGPHLYTEILDGLIEGNGRIPIHVLVGPSAHSPVPEICLQALRADGLAVGLASSAGAWVGGHQRSIDGCGSAIASRAVLCDPEAEALLVVLQDDHFLSNGLPFDRCDSVIICGVNIEPSAGRAGNDVSVILRELLSHLLPACTGTVHTLADSGVAPQDVPRLLGSIGRHA
- a CDS encoding H-NS family nucleoid-associated regulatory protein; the protein is MSKAEELIKQREELDKAIREAVREERKADLATVKQLCRKHGFTYSQVKSALGKGRQRRTR